In a genomic window of Planctomycetaceae bacterium:
- the gatC gene encoding Asp-tRNA(Asn)/Glu-tRNA(Gln) amidotransferase subunit GatC has protein sequence MDRSEVQKVASLARLKLSDQEAEEFGKQLTAVLDYVRLLDEVDIEGVAPMPHAVELQNVYRDDVQKPSLPRELALSNSPQTDGQFFMVPRILEEKK, from the coding sequence ATGGATCGATCAGAAGTACAAAAAGTGGCATCGCTTGCCAGGCTGAAACTGTCCGATCAGGAAGCTGAAGAATTCGGCAAACAATTGACGGCAGTTCTGGATTACGTTCGATTGCTGGATGAAGTTGATATCGAAGGTGTCGCCCCGATGCCTCATGCCGTTGAGTTACAGAATGTCTATCGCGACGACGTTCAGAAACCTTCGCTGCCCCGTGAACTCGCCCTTTCGAATTCGCCGCAGACAGACGGTCAATTCTTCATGGTTCCGCGCATCCTTGAAGAAAAGAAATAG
- the metF gene encoding methylenetetrahydrofolate reductase [NAD(P)H], with protein MQLSEMFANDEFVVSIEIFPPKTSDGDVALKRHLQTLMAYHPAFVSCTYGAGGSTRDRTVYWCQHIQNELKSTAMAHFTCVGSTREELLSWLEEAKSAGVHNIMALRGDPPEGQKNFKPADGGLANANELVELIRSAHPEFGIGVAGYPEKHIEAPSMETDLLNLKRKVDAGADAIFTQLFFVNDSFYRFRDACGQLGMTLPIVPGIMPITDFARIKRITSMCGTIFPDALAQRLEAVKDDSAAQFEIGVEHAVKQCEQLRAEGVPGIHFYALNKSDACQKILNALKG; from the coding sequence ATGCAACTCTCCGAAATGTTTGCGAACGATGAGTTTGTGGTCTCGATTGAGATCTTTCCTCCGAAGACGTCTGATGGTGACGTCGCTCTTAAGCGACATCTTCAGACTTTAATGGCTTATCACCCCGCATTCGTTTCCTGCACATATGGAGCAGGTGGTTCAACGCGAGATCGAACTGTCTACTGGTGCCAGCATATACAGAACGAACTGAAAAGCACGGCGATGGCCCACTTCACGTGCGTCGGCTCCACGCGTGAGGAACTGCTTTCCTGGCTGGAAGAAGCGAAGTCAGCAGGTGTTCATAATATTATGGCTTTGCGAGGGGATCCTCCTGAAGGTCAAAAGAACTTCAAGCCAGCGGATGGCGGGCTGGCAAATGCGAATGAGCTGGTCGAACTGATTCGTTCCGCTCATCCGGAATTCGGCATTGGAGTCGCCGGATACCCCGAAAAGCATATTGAAGCTCCATCAATGGAAACAGACCTGCTGAATCTGAAACGCAAAGTTGATGCCGGCGCCGACGCAATTTTCACGCAGCTGTTCTTTGTCAATGACAGCTTTTACCGGTTTCGCGACGCCTGCGGCCAGTTGGGCATGACTCTACCAATCGTCCCGGGAATCATGCCGATCACAGACTTTGCAAGGATCAAACGCATTACGTCGATGTGTGGCACGATTTTCCCCGATGCACTCGCGCAGCGTCTGGAAGCCGTCAAAGACGATAGCGCAGCTCAGTTTGAGATTGGAGTCGAACACGCCGTGAAGCAGTGTGAACAACTTCGAGCGGAGGGTGTTCCCGGAATTCACTTCTACGCGCTCAATAAGTCTGACGCCTGCCAGAAGATTCTGAACGCGTTAAAAGGCTGA